In Zingiber officinale cultivar Zhangliang chromosome 9B, Zo_v1.1, whole genome shotgun sequence, the genomic window TGTTCGGAGTTcgaggttattcttgataactttggttatccatccaagattATCAACGAAAATCTTTTTGGTTTAAATAATCGATGATTCTTgagtaatgtttcatgcccgaaatgtcagcaaaaggggcatTTTACCCGAAATCGAAAAACTGAGGTATTTCTTGATTCCGGGATTAACGAAATTATTTTACTCAAAATATCcttgaataataaaaaaatgtgataaaaaggaaaatgtaaaggaaaaattaaaaaaatggaaaatataataaaaaataattaaaaaataggggaaaacataaaaaatagaaaaattaaaaaacataaaaaatttaaaaatatatataaaaaaataggaaaaaaaatttaaaaacataaaaatattaaaaaacataaaaagtaaaaaaaaaattaaaaaactttaatttttttttaaaattaaaaaaatgaaaagaaaaaaaaataaaaaaacataaaaagaaagaatatcgtgaaaaagaaaaaaataaaaaaatgtagagtttaaataataataataatatattgttaattttgtaactaaggataatataataaaatattaaactaggttatttattaaaactttcaaacaaataagtttttgttgtattatctaggtttaaccaaacaatatttgattatgttttattccccataactttggttatgtgattatttgataatcacataaccaaagttatacatgataacttgaatcaaacacatccttagagattaggAATTGGATCAGGGGCGGAGAATTATATGGGCAAAGCTGGGCACAAGCCCagcagaaattttaaaattttaagcctAGGTATATATATTTAAAGCCCAGTTGTAATTATTAAATCAAACCCATTCATTTTTAAAGCCCAATTCAAGGCCTAGGTTATTAATAGCTGATTATTAAATCATTATTAGATAAAGCATTAAAGCCACCTACTAAAGTCACTAAACCCTaaattattcacaaagaaagtgGCGGCTTGCAAAAACAGTGGCGGCTTACAAAAAAGTGGCGGCTTGGAAAAGTTTGAAGAAAATTCTCTTAGGTTTGTATTtcgattttatttatatataatagtaTAATCAATTACATAGTATATAGATTACGTTTTTTTAATATTATGTGAATATATTAAGATTTTTGTTTTCTAGGGTTGAAATTGAACATTGgggattttaaaatttctaatattTAGGATTGAAAATGTAAACATTGATATCTAGTTTATATTTGTTCAAAGAAGATaaatttgtgaaaatttttagggttgaaatttgaaaatgttgTGTACGGTTGAAATTTTTATCTTCATATTTGAAAATGTAGACAAATTTGTTTCATTTGTTAGCTTCCCACATGTTCGAagtgtatttttaaaaaaattatttttgaaaaatgattttacttgttattttatatttataattgtgCTATTCGaagtgtatttttttaaaaaatatttttgaaaaatgattttacttgttattttatatttataattatgCTGATTCtttttaattgaacttatattatagGTTAAAAAAAGTAAAGAATTTGCAATTTGAATTGAATTAGCTTAAATAATTTAgacttacaaaatttattttgattacaGGTGAAATATTATAATGAAGAATCAAAAAATCTTTGATTTCTTCAGAAAGAAGAATGATGAATCAACAAGTGATTTAAATGGGTCAAATAACATATCTCCTTGTATTTCAGAACCAGCATCTACTAAAAGACCAAGACTTGAAAATGAGACTCTTGATGAACCGCTTCCGAATTCGAGTAACAATTTGCAATATGTTTCTGATCCTGGAATTCACATCCCAATTTTACAACATCCCATTGAACTTCAAGATGAGGTAAGAAGAGCATATATTGATAAAGGGTCAATTCAACCTATATATGATTATCCTTTTACTGAATGTGAAGGTCAAAAGCGTAGATTCCAATCTTCTTGGTTTCAAAAATATCCTTGGCTTGAATTTTCTATTGAGAAACAAAGTGCATTTTGTTTCCCTTGCTATGTTTTTGACACTAACTCAGCACAATTTGACATATTCACTGTCACGGGATTTAAAAATTGGAAAAGAGTTAATTGTAAAAATTATCCATTCAAGAGACATGAAGGAGATGGGAATTCAAGACATAGCTTTGCCATGCGAAAATGGGgagatttgaaaaatcttgatcaGCATATTGATAGAAGATTAGaaaaacaatcttctaagcaaattgAGCAAAATCGGTTGCTCTTAAAGGTGTCCATAGAAAGTGTGAAGTTTCTTGCTATGCAAGGTTGTGCTTTTAGGGGTCATGATGAATCAATTGCCTCTAAAAATCGTGGAAATTATTTGGAATTGGTAGCTTTGTTGGGAAGAATGAATCCAGAAATTGGTAGTACTTTGGAAAAAGCATCTAAAAATGCAAAGTACACATCACCAGAAATTCAAAgagagattttgaaaattattgctGATATTGTGAGGGATAAAATTCGTGCAGAAATTGGAGAAGCCAAGTTTTGTATCCTCGTTGATGAAGCAATTGATGAGTCAAGTAAAGAACAAATGGCTATCATTTTAAGATATGTTGATCGAGATGGGTTCATTAGAGAACGATTTTTTGAAGTTGTTCACGTTGAAAATACAAGTGCATTAACTTTGAAAAAAGAGATATGCAATGTATTCAACCAATACAATCTGTTAACTGAAAATCTAAGGGGGCAAGGCTATGATGGCGCAAGTAATATGCGTGGGGAATGGAATGGACTCCAGGCTTTATTTCTTAAAGATTCTCCACATGCTTATTATATTCATTGTTTTGCTCATAGACTACAACTTGCTTTAGTTGCAGTTTCTAAAGAGGTGCATGATGTGTGGCGTTTCTTTTCAACATTAACTTCGGCTATTAATTTTGTTGGTTCATCTGCTAAACGTCAGTTTCAATTGAAATCTATCCGAAATGCTGAAATTAATGATTTGATAAAATTGGGAGAAATTGACACTGGTACTGGATCTAATCAAGATTGTTCTTTGGTACGAGCTGGAGCTACTCGTTGGAGTTCACATTTCAACTCTGTTAGGAGATTCATTAGTTTGTTTGGTTCAGTGAGTACACTTCTTCAAGATCTTGTCGACAAAGGTCCCAATAGTAACATTCGAGGAGAGGCTAAAGGTTTGTACTTGGATATAAAATCATTTGactttgtatttgtattatttCTGATGCATGAAGTTTTGGGAATATCAGATAAGTTGTGTCAGACATTACAGAAGAATGACATAGATATTTTGAATGCTATAAATTTGGTTTCTACTACTAGACTAAATCTTCAACAAATCCGAGATGATAGATGGGAAGGATTTCTTTGGAGTGTGTTGAAGTTTTGTGAAAGCAATGATGTTGAGGTGCCAGACTTTGATGATTGCTACACACGAGGTACAAAACGTTCTTGCCAGCAGAAAAACAATATAACAGTCCATGATCACTATCATTTTGAAATATTTAATGCAATAATAGATTTTCAGTTGATGGAATTGAATGAAAGATTTTCAGAGGGCACAATAGAACTTCTTACTCTCAGTAATGCTTTGAGTCCCGTTGATGGATTCAAATCATTTTCTTTGCCTGACATTTGTTCTCTTGTTGATAAATTTTACTACTATGATTTCAATCTATAAGAAAGAGGAGATTGGAGAGAGAATTAGATCATTATAAATTTGATATACCGCGTCATGCGCAGTTTCAGAATCTTAATTCTTTGCATCATTTGTGCCAAACATTGGCCAGAACGACAAAGTCAGTTATCTATCCTTTGATTGATAGGTTGGTTCGATTGGTTTTGACTCTTCCAGTTTCTACAGCAACTACAGAACGAGCCTTTTCAGGGATGAAACTCATTAAGACGCCACTTCGTAATAAAATGGAAAATGACCTTATGGCCAATACCATGGTTGTTTATATAGAGAGGGATATTGCTTCAGGTATTGATACAGAATTTATCATAAACAAGTTTGATGTATTGAAAAATCGCAAAATACGGCTTAAATAAGAATTCGGTATGTttatttagtttcttttatttttattatgtgaagtTCAAATTAATATGTAAAAACATTTTGCCCAGTGCCCACCAGGAAAAATATTGCTGGCTACGCCCCTGAATTGGATACTTAGGTTATATTATTAagcataaaaaaatttcaaaattttttttttggtgctCACGGGGTgtgcgatatatatatatatatatatatatatatatatatatatatatatatatatatatatatcctgcgCGACGCGACTGTGTTCATCGCGCAGGAGATCAATTAATAGCTTTATTttttcggcaatttaccaaagagcgcacctaaagatttaaatttaccaaaagacgtacGCTACTTTAACATTTACCAAAGAACACACTTGTTTaagtgcatttcctattttaccctcctgacatttgactttttctaccgttttcttttcttcactatatttctctctcttctctttttttataGGCAGAACATATAAATAACATTAGTCaacttttaataacattttaatacatttgaagaagcaaaaataaacaatagacaccatatttgaactccctgcaatttcagaaatccactagaactaaaatgagtgtaatcggagctctctaggtcgattagtggattttggtcaaaacccactgatggacctagagacctctgattgcacccatttcagtttctatggatttctaaaattgcaaggagtttaaatatggtgtccattatttatttcgacttttcatagatgtttACATGTAAAATTAAAGAATCGGTAAAAACGCCCACGTTGGgcatgatatggaatcatatcaagcccaacgtgggcctgatatcattccatatcaggcccaatgtgggtctgatattattccatatcaggcccaacgtggggttttttaccgattctttgattttacatgttaacatcaactaaaagtcgaaataaataatggacaccatatttgaactccttgcaacatcaaaaatccataggaactgaaatggttCAATCGGAGCTCCctaagtccatcagtgggttttgaccaaaactcactgatggacctagagagctcagattgagctcatttcagttcctatggatttctgatgttgcaaagagttcaaatatggtgtccattatttatttcagcttttaattGATGTTAAtatgtaaaatcaaagaatcgtcaaaaaaccccacgttgggcctgatatggactcatatcaggcccaacgtggacctgatatcattctatatcaggcctaacatgggtctgatatcattctatatcaggcccaacgtgagcctgatatgatGTAATCGCTCCCTTTCATCTTTTTGGTTCCCCTACTTATCTGCTTCATCTTTTCACAGATTGTATATTGTTTGTCCTTTTGATTCTCAAGCTGAAAATGATTATAGAAAGTAATTTATTGAGTTGGTGAATGATTTCCTGTGTTAAATTCATATGAGATTATATAGGCTAattgatttctttttctttttcaatgtttTTATATTGTAGACATTAATCCATTGACTTTGACTTGGAGTTTTCTTTAAAATAGTAGTTTCATGGAAGTTGTTAGACGAGTAATTTGACAGCTCAACAAATCGTAGCACCAAGTGTAACATCGACCTATGCTTAACACTGACTGAATTTCCAAGCTTAGAGTATTTTTATCTTGGGAGAGACCATGAGCATGAATAATTTGATAATTGATACCTCACAGTGAGGATAAATTTTTAGTTGGGTGGTTGTGGAGCATTCAGAGAATTATATCAGCATTGCTgaaagttgggcctgatatggaatcatatcaggaccacgttgggcttgatatgagtccatatcaggcccaacgtaggaTTTTTttacgattctttgattttacatgttaacatcaattaaaagccgaaataaataatgaacatcatatttgaactccttgcaacatcagaaatccataggaactgaaatgagcttaatcggagctctctaggtccatcagtgggttttggtcaaaatccactaatggacttaGGGAGCTCCGATTGAACccatttcaatttctatggatttctgatgttgcaaggagttcaaatatggtgtccattatttatttcagcttttaattgatgttaacatgtaaaatcaaagaatcagcaaaaaatcccacgttgggcctgatatggaatgatatcagacccacattgggcttgatatgattccatatcaggcccaatgtgggcgtttttgccgattctttgattttacatgttaacatctatgaaaagccgaaataaataatggacatcatatttgaactccttgcaattttagaaatccatgggtgcaatcggaggtctctaagtccatcagtggatttgaccgaaactcactgatcgacctagagagttccgattacactcatttta contains:
- the LOC122023279 gene encoding zinc finger MYM-type protein 1-like; protein product: MKNQKIFDFFRKKNDESTSDLNGSNNISPCISEPASTKRPRLENETLDEPLPNSSNNLQYVSDPGIHIPILQHPIELQDEVRRAYIDKGSIQPIYDYPFTECEGQKRRFQSSWFQKYPWLEFSIEKQSAFCFPCYVFDTNSAQFDIFTVTGFKNWKRVNCKNYPFKRHEGDGNSRHSFAMRKWGDLKNLDQHIDRRLEKQSSKQIEQNRLLLKVSIESVKFLAMQGCAFRGHDESIASKNRGNYLELVALLGRMNPEIGSTLEKASKNAKYTSPEIQREILKIIADIVRDKIRAEIGEAKFCILVDEAIDESSKEQMAIILRYVDRDGFIRERFFEVVHVENTSALTLKKEICNVFNQYNLLTENLRGQGYDGASNMRGEWNGLQALFLKDSPHAYYIHCFAHRLQLALVAVSKEVHDVWRFFSTLTSAINFVGSSAKRQFQLKSIRNAEINDLIKLGEIDTGTGSNQDCSLVRAGATRWSSHFNSVRRFISLFGSVSTLLQDLVDKGPNSNIRGEAKGLYLDIKSFDFVFVLFLMHEVLGISDKLCQTLQKNDIDILNAINLVSTTRLNLQQIRDDRWEGFLWSVLKFCESNDVEVPDFDDCYTRGTKRSCQQKNNITVHDHYHFEIFNAIIDFQLMELNERFSEGTIELLTLSNALSPVDGFKSFSLPDICSLVDKFYYYDFNL